A genome region from Sphingobacteriaceae bacterium GW460-11-11-14-LB5 includes the following:
- a CDS encoding ABC transporter ATP-binding protein, with product MGNYAIETVGLNFNFGNQVIVKDLSLQVPKGSIYGFLGPNGAGKTTTIKILLNLLKSPSDQVFIFGKEINSNRIATLKRIGALVEQPAIYGHLTGKENLINRCILLGIKKNKADEMLALVGLTEAANKKANKYSLGMKQRLGIAQALISDPELLLLDEPTNGLDPNGIIEIRNLMIDLATKHQKTILVSSHLLAEIERTATHVGIINKGQLLFQGTINELHLLSKPMLEIEVDKIESASSFLTKSGYEIAAKTDRVITIPFTSSQNSGELNTLLIQNGFTVSSLYQQRKDLENLFLDITKTN from the coding sequence ATGGGTAATTACGCTATCGAAACAGTAGGTTTAAACTTTAACTTCGGCAACCAGGTTATTGTAAAAGATCTTTCCTTACAAGTACCAAAAGGCAGTATATATGGTTTCTTAGGCCCCAATGGGGCTGGAAAAACAACCACCATAAAAATCCTGCTGAACCTGCTGAAGTCGCCATCCGATCAGGTTTTTATATTTGGTAAAGAAATAAACAGTAACCGCATAGCGACCCTTAAACGTATAGGCGCTTTAGTAGAACAACCGGCCATTTATGGTCATTTAACGGGGAAAGAAAACCTGATTAACCGCTGTATTCTACTGGGTATTAAAAAAAATAAGGCTGATGAAATGCTGGCCCTGGTGGGCTTAACTGAGGCAGCCAATAAAAAAGCCAATAAATATTCATTAGGCATGAAACAACGGCTGGGCATTGCTCAGGCATTAATTTCAGACCCGGAATTATTACTACTGGATGAGCCTACTAATGGCTTAGATCCAAATGGCATCATTGAGATTCGAAATCTGATGATCGATTTAGCCACAAAACATCAAAAAACAATATTGGTTTCAAGCCACTTATTGGCAGAAATAGAAAGAACAGCAACTCATGTTGGTATTATAAACAAGGGGCAATTATTATTTCAGGGCACGATTAACGAACTTCATTTACTGAGTAAACCTATGCTCGAAATCGAGGTAGACAAGATTGAAAGTGCAAGTTCCTTTTTAACAAAGTCGGGCTACGAAATTGCGGCAAAAACCGATAGGGTAATTACTATACCATTTACTTCATCGCAAAATAGCGGCGAGTTAAATACTTTACTCATTCAAAACGGTTTTACAGTGAGCAGTCTTTATCAGCAACGAAAAGATCTTGAAAACTTATTCCTTGATATTACTAAAACAAACTAA
- a CDS encoding succinate dehydrogenase/fumarate reductase iron-sulfur subunit: MSTGNMNLTLKVWRQKNNNAKGALVDYKLADISPDMSFLEMFDVLNEQLINKGEEPVVFDHDCREGICGMCSMFINGRPHGPKDLVTTCQLHMRSFKDGDTIVVEPWRAAAFPVVKDLTVDRSAFDRVIAAGGFISVNTGNAQDANNLPIPKMQADAAFEAAACIGCGACVATCKNASAMLFVSAKISQLALLPQGQPERYRRVQSMVAQMDAEGFGNCTNTGACEAECPKGISLENIARMNRDFASAKFISEETV; this comes from the coding sequence ATGAGTACAGGAAATATGAACTTAACGCTAAAAGTTTGGCGTCAAAAAAATAACAATGCCAAAGGTGCTTTGGTAGATTATAAATTGGCCGATATTTCACCGGATATGTCTTTTTTAGAGATGTTCGATGTATTAAACGAACAATTAATTAACAAAGGTGAAGAGCCGGTTGTATTCGACCACGATTGCCGCGAAGGAATTTGCGGAATGTGCTCGATGTTTATCAACGGCCGTCCACACGGACCAAAAGATTTGGTTACTACCTGCCAGTTGCACATGCGTTCTTTCAAAGATGGTGATACCATTGTGGTTGAGCCTTGGAGAGCAGCAGCTTTTCCGGTAGTAAAAGATTTAACGGTAGATCGTTCTGCCTTTGATAGAGTTATCGCTGCTGGTGGTTTTATTTCGGTAAACACCGGTAACGCGCAAGATGCGAACAACCTGCCAATCCCTAAAATGCAGGCAGATGCGGCTTTCGAGGCGGCAGCTTGTATTGGTTGCGGTGCTTGTGTGGCAACTTGTAAAAATGCTTCAGCCATGTTATTCGTATCGGCTAAGATCTCTCAGCTGGCATTGTTGCCACAAGGACAGCCGGAGCGTTACCGCAGGGTACAGAGCATGGTTGCGCAAATGGATGCTGAAGGTTTTGGTAACTGTACCAATACCGGAGCTTGCGAAGCTGAATGTCCTAAAGGAATCTCTTTGGAAAACATTGCCCGTATGAACCGTGATTTTGCTTCTGCAAAATTTATTTCAGAAGAAACCGTTTAA
- a CDS encoding 1-acyl-sn-glycerol-3-phosphate acyltransferase, with product MSKLFGYILTPVFYIFFGLMLCIFHPVQWICYKFFGYKAHKVSVDILNFFLTYCQIFLFNSISFKNEYDLPTDRPIIFAANHQSMYDIPSLIWFLRKHSAKFISKIELTKGIPSISINLRLGGGANINRKDNKQAISEIIKLGRRMKENNWSTVIFPEGTRSKDGQLKTFQFGGIATILKVVPNALVVPVAIENSWKIVRFGMFPLTTGNALKWTVLKPIEPCVKTPNEITLEVENEIRKVLGQPMAQPATL from the coding sequence ATGAGCAAGCTTTTCGGATATATTTTAACCCCTGTTTTTTATATTTTCTTTGGATTAATGCTTTGCATTTTCCATCCTGTCCAATGGATCTGTTATAAGTTTTTTGGTTATAAGGCGCATAAAGTTTCGGTAGATATCCTCAACTTTTTCCTAACCTATTGCCAGATTTTTCTGTTCAATTCGATCAGTTTTAAGAATGAATACGATTTACCTACAGACAGGCCTATTATTTTTGCCGCTAACCACCAAAGTATGTACGATATACCTTCGTTAATTTGGTTTTTAAGAAAACACAGCGCAAAATTCATCTCGAAAATTGAGCTTACCAAAGGCATTCCATCTATATCCATTAACCTGCGCCTTGGCGGTGGAGCAAACATTAACCGGAAAGACAACAAGCAGGCGATTTCCGAAATCATCAAACTGGGCCGTAGGATGAAAGAGAATAATTGGAGCACTGTTATTTTCCCAGAAGGAACGCGGTCGAAAGACGGTCAATTGAAAACATTCCAGTTTGGAGGCATCGCTACCATATTAAAAGTAGTACCCAATGCGCTGGTAGTTCCGGTCGCTATAGAAAATTCGTGGAAAATTGTTCGCTTTGGCATGTTTCCCTTAACCACAGGAAATGCCTTAAAATGGACGGTTTTAAAGCCAATTGAACCATGCGTAAAAACACCAAATGAGATTACATTGGAAGTAGAAAACGAAATCAGGAAAGTTTTAGGCCAGCCAATGGCACAGCCTGCTACACTGTAA
- a CDS encoding peptidase M28: MKRFTITALVFGLCFSALAQDTPDAAVVQKIRKEGLENSKAMDIAFNLTDVSGPRLSNSPGLKKAQDWAVKQLTDWGLKNAHLEAWGTFGKGWQIDKYYAATTLPYYHAIIAAPKAWTPGTNGPIKSQVILIKADSVADLAKYKGKLAGKIIMMDQGTPLTSGIKPDFSRYADTTLAQMAAAKPQTAGPRQRPAGGPMADRMAQMAKMREIRAAMSAMLVEEKVGLILTYARGGQGTFFTSNGASYALDAKPVSPELEVAAEDYLHILRLLRAGKPVEVEADIKTSFYDQDTQGYNVIAEIPGTDKKLKDEVVMIGGHFDSWHAATGATDNAAGSTVMMEAMRILKAIDFKPKRTIRIALWSSEEQGLFGSRGYVAKHFGDPKTMVLTPDQKKISAYYNLDNGTGKIRGVYLQGNAAAGPIFQSWLTPFNDLGATTITINNTGGTDHQAFDAIGIPGFQFIQDPADYNTRTHHSNMDTYDRLVEDDLKQAATIIASFVYNTSQREGQIPRKELPAPQPARP, translated from the coding sequence ATCAAAAGATTTACAATCACGGCATTGGTCTTTGGCCTGTGCTTTTCAGCGCTTGCACAAGACACCCCTGATGCAGCTGTAGTACAAAAAATAAGAAAGGAAGGTTTAGAAAATTCGAAGGCAATGGATATTGCTTTTAATTTAACAGATGTAAGCGGTCCCCGCTTATCAAACTCTCCGGGATTAAAAAAAGCACAAGATTGGGCAGTGAAACAACTAACCGATTGGGGATTAAAAAATGCGCACCTCGAAGCATGGGGAACTTTCGGAAAAGGCTGGCAGATTGATAAATACTATGCAGCCACCACACTACCTTACTATCACGCCATTATTGCCGCTCCTAAAGCATGGACACCTGGCACAAATGGCCCGATCAAATCGCAGGTCATTTTAATCAAGGCCGATAGTGTTGCCGATTTAGCGAAATATAAAGGTAAATTGGCCGGAAAAATCATTATGATGGATCAGGGCACCCCACTTACCAGTGGCATTAAACCTGATTTTTCGCGCTATGCCGATACTACATTGGCACAAATGGCCGCAGCAAAACCTCAAACTGCAGGCCCAAGACAACGCCCGGCCGGGGGACCAATGGCCGATAGAATGGCGCAGATGGCGAAAATGCGCGAAATCCGTGCGGCAATGAGTGCCATGTTGGTTGAAGAGAAAGTAGGTTTAATTTTAACTTATGCCCGTGGAGGACAGGGGACCTTTTTCACCAGCAACGGTGCTTCTTATGCTTTAGACGCAAAACCAGTATCACCTGAACTTGAAGTTGCAGCAGAAGATTACTTGCATATATTGCGCCTTTTACGCGCTGGCAAGCCTGTAGAAGTTGAAGCCGATATCAAAACCTCTTTTTACGACCAGGATACTCAAGGGTATAACGTAATTGCCGAAATACCTGGGACAGATAAAAAACTAAAAGATGAAGTGGTAATGATTGGCGGGCACTTCGATTCGTGGCATGCGGCAACTGGTGCAACAGATAATGCGGCAGGTTCTACGGTAATGATGGAAGCCATGCGTATTTTAAAAGCGATAGATTTTAAACCAAAGCGCACCATCCGTATTGCACTTTGGAGCTCAGAAGAGCAAGGTTTATTTGGCTCAAGGGGTTATGTAGCAAAACACTTTGGCGATCCGAAAACTATGGTATTAACGCCAGATCAGAAAAAAATATCAGCTTATTACAACCTCGATAACGGAACAGGAAAAATCCGCGGTGTTTATTTACAAGGCAATGCAGCGGCTGGTCCGATTTTCCAAAGTTGGTTAACCCCATTTAACGATCTTGGCGCAACCACCATCACGATCAATAACACAGGCGGTACTGACCACCAGGCCTTTGATGCAATAGGCATCCCGGGTTTCCAATTTATTCAGGATCCTGCCGATTACAATACCCGTACCCACCATAGCAATATGGATACTTATGATAGACTTGTTGAGGATGATTTAAAACAAGCAGCAACCATTATTGCTTCTTTTGTTTATAATACTTCGCAGCGCGAGGGACAGATTCCAAGAAAAGAACTACCTGCCCCACAACCCGCAAGACCTTAA
- a CDS encoding DNA-binding response regulator: MQEQSISIAIVDDHTLFRSGLASLLEEFDEINITFEAVNGLDLQAKMNNHQQVQLVLMDINMPVMDGFAATKWVKTNHPHVHVLALSMLEDEKAIIGMLKAGAGGYMLKESTPSDLLTAIKVIVDKGFYVNELVSGRLLVALKDSDQKPVFTARELTFLQYCSTELTYKEIADLMNVSPRTVDNYRESLFAKLNIKSRTGLVVYGIKNNLITI; encoded by the coding sequence ATGCAAGAACAAAGTATTTCTATCGCTATTGTTGATGATCACACGCTTTTCCGTTCCGGATTGGCAAGTCTATTGGAAGAATTTGATGAAATAAATATAACGTTTGAGGCGGTAAACGGATTAGATCTCCAGGCCAAAATGAACAACCATCAGCAGGTTCAACTGGTACTAATGGACATCAATATGCCTGTAATGGACGGCTTTGCAGCAACCAAATGGGTTAAAACAAATCATCCGCATGTACATGTGCTTGCCTTAAGTATGCTTGAAGATGAAAAAGCGATTATTGGAATGCTTAAAGCAGGCGCCGGAGGATACATGCTTAAAGAATCAACACCATCCGATCTGCTAACTGCCATTAAAGTAATTGTAGATAAAGGCTTTTATGTAAACGAACTGGTATCGGGAAGACTTTTGGTGGCACTGAAAGACAGCGATCAAAAGCCTGTATTCACCGCAAGGGAACTTACATTTTTACAATATTGCAGCACAGAACTTACTTATAAGGAAATTGCAGACCTCATGAATGTTAGTCCGCGCACTGTAGATAACTATCGCGAATCTCTTTTTGCCAAACTGAATATTAAATCGCGCACCGGATTAGTGGTATATGGTATCAAAAACAACCTGATCACGATCTAA
- a CDS encoding DNA-binding response regulator produces the protein MNLNCIVVDDEPLALDILQDYISKVPFLTMVKRCENPIEALQIVQGGGIDLVFLDIQMPELTGIQFLKIAGSKCHYILTTAYPQYALESYDLNVSDYLLKPIAFDRFYKAVEKVHNQVKPVEAPASVAQPIVTPAPFSGSPNPVQDYIFVKTEHKIQKIYLHNILFIEGLKDYISIFTKDERVITLQSMKKMEEALPQGQFIRVHKSYIVAVDKIESIERSRITINQKIIPVGDTYRDEFFRVIGNKNI, from the coding sequence ATGAACCTAAACTGTATTGTTGTTGATGATGAGCCTTTAGCGCTTGATATTTTACAGGATTATATTTCGAAAGTACCTTTTTTAACCATGGTTAAAAGGTGCGAAAACCCAATTGAGGCTTTGCAGATTGTTCAGGGCGGAGGGATTGATCTTGTGTTTTTAGATATTCAAATGCCTGAGCTAACCGGAATCCAGTTTTTAAAAATTGCAGGCAGTAAATGCCACTATATATTAACTACCGCTTACCCGCAATATGCTTTAGAAAGTTACGACCTTAATGTATCGGATTATTTGTTAAAGCCAATTGCATTCGACCGTTTTTATAAAGCGGTAGAAAAAGTACACAATCAGGTAAAACCAGTTGAGGCGCCAGCAAGTGTAGCACAACCCATCGTTACACCTGCACCATTTTCTGGCTCGCCAAATCCTGTTCAAGATTATATTTTCGTAAAAACTGAGCATAAGATTCAAAAGATCTATTTGCACAATATTCTATTTATCGAAGGTTTGAAGGACTACATTTCGATATTTACGAAAGATGAGCGTGTAATTACGCTACAGAGTATGAAGAAAATGGAAGAAGCCTTACCTCAAGGTCAGTTTATCCGGGTGCACAAATCTTATATTGTGGCTGTTGATAAAATTGAAAGTATCGAGCGTAGCCGCATTACCATCAACCAAAAAATTATCCCTGTTGGCGATACCTATCGTGATGAATTTTTCAGGGTGATCGGGAATAAGAATATTTAG
- a CDS encoding transcriptional regulator — translation MEIKDLTKAEEQIMQVLWQLEKAFVKEVIDELPLPKPAYNTVSTIIRILETKGFIGHEAFGKAHQYHPLISREEYKRHATEKLLGNYFENSVESMFSFFVKEEKLDLSDVDEILKMINKIKHKPK, via the coding sequence ATGGAAATTAAAGATTTAACCAAAGCCGAAGAACAGATTATGCAGGTTTTATGGCAATTGGAAAAAGCATTCGTCAAAGAAGTGATTGATGAGCTACCCCTCCCTAAACCTGCCTACAATACGGTATCAACCATTATTAGAATTTTAGAAACCAAAGGTTTTATTGGCCACGAAGCCTTCGGTAAGGCCCACCAATATCATCCGTTAATCAGCAGAGAAGAATATAAACGCCATGCAACAGAAAAACTGCTGGGCAATTACTTCGAGAATTCGGTAGAGAGTATGTTCTCTTTCTTCGTTAAAGAAGAAAAACTGGATTTAAGTGATGTTGATGAAATTTTAAAAATGATTAACAAAATTAAACATAAGCCAAAATGA
- a CDS encoding DNA mismatch repair protein MutT yields MEEINPWKTLESEVKYDNNWIRLTEHQVINPSGGQGIYGTVHFKNLAIGILPLDENYNTWLVGQYRYPINLYSWEIPEGGGPFHEAPLESARRELLEETGMSARNWKEIQRMHLSNSVSDELSIIYIATDLLQGIAMPEETEELVVKKLPFDEAYQMVLNGEITDSMSVAAILKAKLMMLNGEL; encoded by the coding sequence ATGGAAGAGATTAACCCCTGGAAAACACTAGAGAGCGAGGTAAAATACGACAACAACTGGATTCGTTTAACCGAACATCAGGTAATCAATCCGTCTGGCGGACAAGGGATTTACGGCACGGTTCATTTTAAAAATCTCGCTATTGGCATCCTTCCTTTGGATGAAAATTATAATACCTGGTTGGTTGGTCAATACCGATACCCAATTAACCTATATAGCTGGGAAATTCCAGAAGGTGGCGGGCCGTTTCATGAAGCACCATTGGAAAGTGCTCGGCGTGAATTGTTAGAAGAAACAGGCATGAGTGCCCGAAACTGGAAAGAGATACAAAGAATGCACCTTTCTAATTCGGTAAGCGACGAATTAAGCATTATCTATATAGCTACCGATCTCCTACAAGGCATTGCCATGCCTGAAGAAACAGAGGAACTTGTGGTTAAAAAATTGCCTTTTGATGAAGCCTATCAAATGGTTCTGAATGGAGAAATTACCGATTCGATGAGCGTAGCTGCAATCTTAAAAGCCAAACTGATGATGTTGAATGGTGAATTGTAG
- a CDS encoding ABC transporter permease: MHALYISLVSEFYKSRKTLAFWAAILLPLIICGLITFGFYSSSEKVLANHYPPMILWAQYSGAALGVMGFLVMPFYVIFMAFSVNNIEHKNDTWKMLFAQPLNKFSIYAAKYLYAIFLIFICLFLFASLTFAFGHLLQVLVPKYNFNQYNPQNILINSYAKLFLSSLGILSLQFILSLIWGDFLKPMGIGFVGTIMGIITANVGWKYAYLIPYSLPALALKMTRVKKGGDPLDFPVFTQEIWTSLIYAAILFIIGYFIVTKKSIK, encoded by the coding sequence ATGCACGCTCTTTATATTTCCTTAGTTTCAGAATTTTACAAATCAAGAAAGACCCTGGCTTTCTGGGCAGCGATATTGTTACCGCTGATCATATGCGGCTTAATCACTTTTGGTTTTTATTCCAGTTCCGAAAAAGTTCTCGCCAATCATTATCCTCCCATGATATTGTGGGCACAGTATAGTGGTGCAGCACTAGGCGTAATGGGCTTTTTGGTCATGCCGTTTTACGTCATATTTATGGCTTTTTCAGTTAATAATATCGAACATAAAAACGATACCTGGAAAATGTTATTTGCTCAGCCTTTAAATAAATTTTCGATTTATGCCGCGAAATACCTTTATGCAATATTTTTAATATTTATCTGTTTATTCCTTTTTGCTTCCTTAACCTTTGCTTTTGGCCATTTACTACAAGTTTTGGTGCCAAAATATAATTTCAATCAATATAACCCACAAAACATCCTCATCAACTCTTATGCTAAACTTTTCCTGTCATCATTAGGCATTTTATCGCTACAGTTTATCCTGAGTTTGATATGGGGCGATTTTCTTAAACCGATGGGCATTGGTTTTGTTGGAACTATAATGGGCATTATTACGGCAAATGTAGGCTGGAAATACGCCTATCTGATTCCTTATTCACTACCTGCCTTGGCTTTAAAAATGACCAGGGTAAAAAAAGGAGGCGATCCGCTGGATTTTCCGGTTTTTACGCAGGAAATATGGACAAGTTTAATTTATGCGGCTATTCTTTTCATTATAGGCTATTTTATCGTAACCAAAAAGAGTATAAAATAG
- a CDS encoding TonB-dependent receptor, producing the protein MEKLLPKLCFTLLILLNAIAAFAVEKGVISGKVVEEVGGLSIPSAVISVYIDGSEQPVVTSATDEDGHFSIKNLKTGNYSIRVSFVGYAPLKVNGIAITEKDFDKNLGALKLSSDQNSLQEVTITVQKPPIEFGADGVTYNVGSTLLAEGSTATDVLKNVPMVQVDIDGNATIAGKRNTRIFIDGKPSDYMTSNIADLLNVLPSDAIDKIEVLTNPPSKYSGDGEGIINIVMKKGFKVGFNGNVGISSGLQGNGNTNANASYRGKSYAINGSAAYRYNVGKGDSHNFRENFFPDTTFYYDQYGAYRNHNNGGNFRMGLDWTISPKQSLRLSTNYNLNNSNSNSTADLHYLSEEKIENRLRNQHNTGKGNSNNFVFNADYDLQTDTSGGKISLGLNFNTNKSIDFRDYSTTYAQPSTSAPTLQQNNNNTGNRGLNATLDYEKPIFNKRDRIEAGLAFNYRENDNDLLIENFNFATQQFVRNNKLSNQFLYNENIAAAYASYNYRKVGWGVKTGVRAELTDVAFDLSTGQNYNVKPYLSVFPNVSLNRFYRKRYNIGATYSIRVNRPRENTLNPQVNNVDTLNISYGNPNLSPAYTHQFDINFGAFGQKWSFNPRLSYSTSQGVIERYRTVTLIPGSNTARSESTYDNVGTNHSLSLILIGNYRPTNKISANGNFSVIQSNYKSQLNSSLNRDGLSFRGAIGLSMQLPLKTAFESNLNYANNTNAQGRNKGSMTSNFSARKVFFGNRLNLRITINDILGNRTNTFYNEGQNFRLENYSTNNTQNFTFSLNYRFTKITVNKIPPPPPAVKPQ; encoded by the coding sequence TTGGAAAAACTTTTACCCAAGCTTTGCTTTACCTTATTAATTTTACTCAACGCCATTGCGGCGTTTGCTGTAGAAAAAGGCGTAATCAGCGGAAAAGTGGTTGAAGAAGTTGGTGGGTTATCCATACCATCGGCCGTCATATCTGTTTATATTGATGGATCTGAACAACCTGTAGTTACATCCGCTACAGATGAGGACGGCCATTTTAGCATTAAAAATCTAAAAACCGGGAATTATAGTATTAGGGTAAGTTTTGTGGGTTATGCGCCGTTAAAAGTAAATGGAATAGCCATCACAGAAAAAGATTTCGATAAAAACCTTGGCGCATTAAAATTAAGTTCTGATCAAAATTCTCTGCAGGAGGTAACCATTACCGTTCAGAAACCACCTATCGAATTTGGTGCCGATGGCGTTACTTACAATGTGGGTTCAACACTATTGGCCGAAGGCAGTACGGCAACAGATGTACTAAAAAATGTACCCATGGTACAGGTAGATATTGATGGCAATGCAACCATTGCCGGAAAAAGAAATACCAGAATTTTTATTGATGGCAAGCCCTCAGACTATATGACCTCCAACATTGCCGACCTGCTGAATGTGCTTCCCTCTGATGCCATTGATAAGATAGAAGTCCTGACCAATCCACCATCAAAATACAGCGGAGATGGCGAAGGCATCATCAATATTGTGATGAAAAAAGGCTTCAAAGTTGGTTTTAATGGAAATGTTGGCATTTCGAGCGGCTTGCAAGGCAATGGCAATACCAATGCAAATGCTTCTTACCGAGGAAAATCTTATGCCATAAACGGAAGTGCAGCATACCGTTATAATGTTGGCAAAGGTGATAGTCATAATTTCCGCGAAAACTTTTTCCCTGATACAACTTTCTATTATGACCAGTATGGCGCTTACCGCAACCATAACAACGGTGGAAATTTTAGAATGGGCTTAGACTGGACCATTAGTCCAAAGCAAAGTTTACGGTTATCAACCAATTACAACCTCAACAATTCGAATTCAAATTCTACCGCCGACCTTCATTATTTAAGCGAAGAAAAGATAGAAAACCGTTTACGCAACCAGCATAATACGGGCAAAGGCAACAGCAATAACTTTGTTTTTAATGCCGATTACGATCTCCAGACCGATACCAGTGGAGGTAAAATATCTTTAGGTCTAAACTTCAACACCAACAAAAGCATTGATTTTAGGGATTACAGCACCACTTATGCCCAACCCAGCACATCGGCCCCAACTTTACAGCAAAACAATAACAATACCGGGAACAGGGGCTTAAACGCAACCTTAGATTACGAAAAACCAATATTCAACAAACGCGATCGCATTGAGGCAGGCCTGGCATTTAATTACAGAGAGAACGACAATGATCTCCTGATCGAGAATTTTAATTTTGCAACGCAACAGTTTGTGCGTAATAACAAATTATCGAATCAGTTTTTATACAATGAAAATATTGCTGCAGCATACGCATCTTATAACTACCGAAAAGTAGGCTGGGGTGTTAAAACAGGCGTTAGAGCAGAACTTACCGATGTAGCTTTCGATTTATCTACTGGTCAGAATTACAATGTGAAACCCTATTTGAGTGTTTTTCCTAATGTATCTTTAAACCGGTTTTACCGCAAACGATATAATATTGGCGCCACTTATAGTATCCGTGTTAACCGTCCAAGGGAAAACACCTTAAATCCTCAGGTAAACAATGTTGATACGCTAAATATTTCCTACGGAAATCCTAATTTATCGCCGGCTTATACCCACCAGTTTGATATTAATTTTGGGGCTTTTGGCCAGAAATGGTCGTTTAATCCACGGCTCTCTTATTCAACCAGTCAAGGTGTTATAGAGCGTTACCGCACGGTTACCTTAATTCCGGGCTCCAATACCGCGAGATCTGAAAGCACTTATGATAATGTGGGAACTAATCATTCACTATCGCTTATCTTAATTGGAAATTATCGCCCTACCAATAAGATATCGGCCAATGGAAATTTCAGTGTGATCCAGAGTAATTATAAATCACAGTTAAACAGTTCGTTAAATCGGGATGGTCTGAGTTTTAGAGGAGCAATAGGCTTATCGATGCAATTACCACTTAAAACCGCCTTTGAATCGAACTTAAATTATGCCAACAACACCAATGCCCAGGGCCGGAACAAAGGTTCAATGACATCTAATTTCTCGGCACGGAAAGTCTTTTTTGGTAACCGGTTAAACCTTCGCATCACGATAAATGATATTTTAGGGAACAGAACCAATACCTTTTACAATGAAGGGCAGAATTTCAGACTGGAGAATTATTCGACAAACAACACCCAAAACTTCACCTTTAGTCTGAATTACCGTTTTACTAAAATTACTGTAAATAAAATCCCTCCTCCGCCCCCAGCTGTAAAACCACAGTAA